The nucleotide sequence TCTGCATAATTCGCTGAACTTTTTTCTTGTTGACTGTATATCCTTGGTTACGTAATTCACCTACCACTCTACGATAGCCATAGTCCTTGTTGTTCTCACGTATAGCAAGAATCGTTTCTTCTAGTACTTTATCCGGGTTTTCTCGATTTAATCTTTTTTGCCAGTACATAAAAGTTGCTTTAGGCATACCCGTATATGAGAGAAGGTCTTTTAGTTTGAACTGTCTTCGGAGACTGTTGATGATTCGCGCCGTTCTCTCATTTTTGCTTCGTCCTCTAAACGCAGCCTCCTCAGTTCTTTTAAAAAGGCATTCTCTATCCTTAACTTAAGGAGTTCATCCTCAAGTTCTTTTACATGTTCAGCACTAGTATCAATACTGTGATCTTCATACTCATCTGAATTAGGTTTTTTTGTTATTTTATCCAATGATTTTTTGTGACCTTTCTTATGTGGTCTCAATGCATCAGGCCCAGCAATTCGGAATCGATTGACCCATGCAGCAATAACGGAAGGATTATTTATTCCTTCTTGAATTGCCAATTCCTGATACGAGAGCTCACTTGATAAATACAACTCTACAACATTTAATTTCTTTTTAAAAGAATACACTTCTTTTTTCCTTGAACGTAATAGACCACTATCTCCAAAAGCTTTATAATTTGAAACCCACTGACGAATTAATTTTTTATCAGATACATTGTATTTGCTTTCAAGATATCTATATCCTCCTTCGCCGTTAAGATAATCACTAACAACTTGTTTTTTGAATTCAAAACTATATTTTTGTCTTCCCATAAAAAACGACCTCCAAAAGTTAGATGTTTAGGTCTAACTTTTGGGGGTCGGTTCATAGTGGGGGGTATTATTCTTACTTTTTCGACACTATTTTGTACTTATAGATTTTACGGGTTCCGAACTTGCTGTCAACTGCGTCGGCTCCGAATACGGCATAGATTTTTGCCTTTCCTCTGCCTTTGATTGTCACTTCTCCAGTCTCCTGGTCTACCGCTGCCACTGACGGCTTCGAGGAATACCATTTAGGGCTTATTGAGGTATTTCCGAGAAATTCATTTGCGCTGCGGGTCTTCCAGCTGTCTGAGTTTCCGGCTGTAACTCCGGTCACTACGAGTTTTTTCTGCTTTATGACCGGCTTCTCGATAACCAGCGTGCAGCTGTCTATTGTCGCGCCTGTCTTTTTGTTCTTTGCCGTTATCGTGACAGTTCCGGCCTGCTTCCGGATCTTTATCACACCCTTGCGGCTTACCTTTGCAAGCTTTTTGTCTGACGTGGTGTATTTTATCTTTACACCGGACGGCAGGCTCATGAGCTTTGTTGCATCCACCCTCTGCCTTGTCACATATCCGGCTGCTGTAGATGCACTGCTGCTGTCAGACGATTCCTTTACCGGATCTGTATAGTAAAGTGCGTAAGTCGAACATCCTGTGATATCGAATGTCAGCTGTTTTCCGTCGTCACTTTTAACTGTTTCTATAAATTCTGTATCAGTTGTATCACCATCAACATGTTCACAGCCTACATAGAACATTCTATTTTCAGACTGTAATTCTTCAGGAACATTCATTGTAATCTCTAAAGGATTCTCTTCAAACCTTTTGGTTATCTTTTCAGCCTCATCATCTTCTATCTTCTTGAAGAGTGAAATATCAAAGATCATGCCAAACGCTGCATCTGGCTTATTTTCTCTGACTTTTTCGCCTATATTTGTCTGTTCCTGCTGTGCATCATTACCGGAAACTTCGAGATATATAAGGCAGTTCTCACCCTTTCTTACTCTGCTAAGCTCAGCTTCGCTCATTACAGCTTTTGCAAAGTCTAAGGTGATATTTTCAATTTTACCTACAGGTACA is from Lachnospiraceae bacterium C1.1 and encodes:
- a CDS encoding IS3 family transposase (programmed frameshift) translates to MGRQKYSFEFKKQVVSDYLNGEGGYRYLESKYNVSDKKLIRQWVSNYKAFGDSGLLRSRKKEVYSFKKKLNVVELYLSSELSYQELAIQEGINNPSVIAAWVNRFRIAGPDALRPHKKGHKKSLDKITKKPNSDEYEDHSIDTSAEHVKELEDELLKLRIENAFFKRTEEAAFRGRSKNERTARIINSLRRQFKLKDLLSYTGMPKATFMYWQKRLNRENPDKVLEETILAIRENNKDYGYRRVVGELRNQGYTVNKKKVQRIMQKLGLQVTSFTRKSRKYSSYKGKVGTIAPNRIKRRFNTHIPHQKITTDTTELKYYEVDAKGHMTMHKLYLDPFMDMCNGEILSFGIDKHPSAKNVMDALEQAIEITSDCPYRRTFHSDQGWAYQMKAYSHRLKQERIFQSMSRKGNCLDNSVMENFFGLLKQEIYYGVVYYSYEELKSEIERYIKYYNEQRIKEKLGWMSPVQYRLKLLAA